The following proteins are encoded in a genomic region of Streptomyces gobiensis:
- a CDS encoding serpin family protein: MTQAAFVDHGTVIRSLAERWLRMVAEDSEVRAGGGDFVCSPAGLWLALTAVAAGARGETAQELRELLGAAGAEAAGSATAVARGLAATEALTVATGAWARTPVYRAFRESLPDIGVGQFDPADTAPVETWIREETGGLIGELPGTPDEDTLLMLVNALVLTGRWESPFPGADTGPARFTDASGGRHEVETMHQTLPPADAWAVGSTAVAELRCRAGSGRLPARARFVLGPHGASAAEVLPAAWAAEPARTAFDADEVRIALPRCSLRTSLDATGHLAGLGVHWATSDEADFAGMSPEPLKVGQVAQESVIKVAEKGVEAAAATAVMMAIPAGVARPRRIERIAFDRPFGVVVLDGSGSVPLFAGWQATAPVSP, encoded by the coding sequence ATGACGCAGGCTGCTTTTGTCGACCATGGAACGGTGATCCGCTCGCTCGCCGAGCGCTGGCTGCGGATGGTTGCCGAGGACAGCGAGGTCCGTGCTGGGGGCGGTGACTTCGTGTGTTCGCCAGCGGGGCTGTGGCTGGCGCTGACGGCGGTGGCGGCGGGGGCACGCGGTGAGACCGCTCAGGAGCTGCGGGAGCTGCTGGGCGCCGCCGGTGCGGAGGCGGCCGGTTCCGCCACGGCCGTGGCCCGGGGGCTCGCGGCAACGGAAGCGCTGACGGTTGCGACGGGCGCCTGGGCGCGTACGCCGGTGTACCGGGCCTTTCGTGAGTCGCTGCCCGATATCGGCGTCGGGCAGTTCGATCCGGCCGACACCGCGCCGGTCGAGACCTGGATCCGCGAGGAGACCGGTGGGCTGATCGGCGAGCTGCCCGGCACGCCGGATGAGGACACCCTGCTGATGCTGGTGAACGCCTTGGTGCTGACCGGCCGTTGGGAGTCGCCCTTCCCCGGCGCGGACACCGGCCCGGCGCGGTTCACCGACGCCAGCGGTGGGCGGCACGAGGTGGAGACGATGCACCAGACGCTGCCGCCCGCCGATGCCTGGGCCGTCGGGTCCACCGCGGTGGCTGAGCTGCGCTGCCGGGCGGGCAGCGGCAGGCTCCCCGCCCGGGCCCGTTTTGTGCTGGGCCCGCACGGTGCTTCCGCCGCGGAGGTGCTGCCCGCCGCTTGGGCGGCTGAGCCGGCGCGTACGGCGTTCGACGCCGATGAGGTGCGTATCGCGCTTCCCCGCTGCTCGCTCCGTACGAGCCTGGACGCGACCGGTCATCTCGCCGGGCTCGGTGTGCACTGGGCCACCAGTGACGAGGCCGACTTCGCCGGGATGTCGCCGGAGCCGCTGAAGGTAGGGCAGGTGGCGCAGGAGTCGGTGATCAAGGTCGCGGAGAAGGGGGTGGAGGCGGCGGCCGCGACGGCCGTGATGATGGCCATTCCCGCGGGCGTGGCGCGGCCCCGGCGGATCGAACGCATCGCCTTCGACCGGCCCTTCGGCGTTGTCGTCCTGGACGGCAGCGGTTCGGTGCCGCTCTTCGCCGGCTGGCAGGCGACGGCCCCGGTCAGCCCTTGA
- a CDS encoding carbohydrate ABC transporter permease, with the protein MRPTLAHRSGTALAVTALLAFTILPVYWMVTSALDPQAGARGGSFLPSGFTLDHFRFVFDEGGFGRFLANSALVGLGTILLAGLLSLLAAVAVARFTFRFRTAVLVMVLIVQMVPLEALVIPLFVQMRHLEMLNSLLGLTVVYLAFSLPFAIWMLRGFVAAVPKEVEEAAYLDGCSWPRMFRSVLLPLVAPGLVATSIFSFIVAWNEFIFAFTFLQDESKYTAAVGLHRFFGQHTNDWGPVMAGSTLITLPVLVFFVLVQRRLSSGLAAGAVKG; encoded by the coding sequence GTGAGACCCACCCTCGCGCACCGCTCCGGCACCGCCCTGGCCGTCACCGCACTGCTCGCCTTCACGATCCTGCCGGTGTACTGGATGGTCACCTCCGCCCTCGACCCCCAGGCAGGCGCCCGCGGCGGCTCGTTCCTCCCCAGCGGCTTCACCCTCGACCACTTCCGCTTCGTCTTCGACGAGGGCGGCTTTGGGCGCTTCCTCGCCAACTCCGCGCTGGTCGGCCTCGGCACCATCCTGCTCGCCGGACTGCTCTCCCTGCTGGCGGCCGTGGCCGTCGCCCGTTTCACCTTCCGCTTCCGTACGGCGGTGCTGGTGATGGTGCTCATCGTGCAGATGGTGCCGCTGGAAGCCCTGGTCATTCCGCTCTTTGTACAGATGCGCCATCTGGAGATGCTGAACAGCCTGCTCGGCCTGACCGTGGTCTATCTGGCCTTCTCACTGCCGTTCGCCATCTGGATGCTGCGCGGCTTCGTCGCCGCCGTACCGAAGGAAGTCGAGGAGGCGGCCTATCTGGACGGCTGCTCCTGGCCGAGGATGTTCCGCTCGGTCCTGCTTCCCCTGGTGGCTCCCGGCCTGGTCGCCACCAGCATCTTCTCCTTCATCGTCGCCTGGAACGAGTTCATTTTCGCCTTCACCTTCCTCCAGGACGAGAGCAAGTACACCGCCGCCGTCGGACTGCACCGCTTCTTCGGCCAGCACACCAACGACTGGGGTCCGGTCATGGCGGGCTCCACCCTCATCACCCTCCCGGTGCTGGTCTTCTTCGTCCTCGTCCAGCGCCGGCTCTCCTCCGGCCTGGCGGCGGGAGCGGTCAAGGGCTGA
- a CDS encoding carbohydrate ABC transporter permease, which yields MATETRVRAASERPAPALSPAARQARRRRTIRPWLLLTPALLAVAGLLMWPLARVVWMSLQDYGLRQIVSGETNYNGLANYREILGQSYLWTTVLPNTVLFAFACVSLTVILGTLVALLLQRLGNTSRMICASVIMMAWAMPAVTGTYVWIWLFDPLNGAVVHTLGGLGIVDPNDTNWFTDRLSFYAIATLNVVHHSFPFVAVTVFAGLLTIPRELHEAGIVDGANAWQRFWTITVPSIKPVFMVVIILSTIWDFKVFVQLYLMPGGSGVNRDVLNLGVWSYVESFAQRQYGMGSAIAVLLTLLLLGITVVYIRTLFRESEEL from the coding sequence TTGGCAACTGAGACCCGGGTACGAGCCGCATCCGAACGCCCCGCCCCGGCGCTGAGCCCGGCCGCCCGCCAGGCCCGGCGCCGCCGGACGATCAGACCCTGGCTGCTGCTCACCCCGGCCCTGCTCGCCGTGGCAGGGCTGCTGATGTGGCCGCTGGCCCGAGTGGTCTGGATGTCCCTCCAGGACTACGGTCTGCGCCAGATCGTCAGCGGTGAGACCAACTACAACGGCCTGGCCAACTACCGGGAGATCCTGGGCCAGTCGTATCTGTGGACCACCGTCCTGCCCAATACGGTCCTGTTCGCCTTCGCCTGTGTCTCGCTCACCGTCATCCTCGGCACCCTGGTCGCCCTGCTGCTCCAGCGGCTGGGCAACACCTCGCGGATGATCTGCGCCAGCGTGATCATGATGGCCTGGGCGATGCCCGCCGTCACCGGCACCTACGTCTGGATCTGGCTCTTCGATCCGCTGAACGGCGCCGTCGTCCACACACTCGGCGGCCTCGGGATCGTCGACCCGAATGACACCAACTGGTTCACCGACCGGCTCTCCTTCTACGCCATCGCCACCCTCAACGTCGTCCACCACAGCTTCCCGTTTGTCGCGGTGACCGTCTTCGCCGGGCTGCTGACCATCCCCCGCGAGCTCCACGAGGCGGGCATCGTGGACGGGGCGAACGCCTGGCAGCGGTTCTGGACCATCACGGTGCCGTCCATCAAACCGGTCTTCATGGTGGTGATCATCTTGTCCACCATCTGGGACTTCAAGGTCTTCGTACAGCTCTACCTGATGCCCGGCGGCAGCGGCGTCAACCGCGACGTACTCAACCTCGGCGTCTGGTCCTACGTCGAGTCCTTCGCCCAGCGCCAGTACGGCATGGGCTCAGCCATCGCCGTCCTGCTGACCCTGCTGCTCCTCGGCATCACGGTCGTCTACATCCGTACCCTGTTCCGGGAGAGCGAGGAGCTGTGA
- a CDS encoding sugar ABC transporter substrate-binding protein, producing MKKPVITVAVILSASSLVLAACGSGGGGKGESLTVWIMEGTNPDSKPFFADVSKVFQDRTGAELKVQYVPWPDAHDKFTKAIAGGTTPDVAEVGSTWTAEFAEAGALAELTDKVRAAGLDDDLVGALRAAGTLDGKLYGMPWYGGVRALLYRKDIFDKYQLKAPTTWDRLRDVALELKRKEPGMIPFPVIGDSEYILDAFIWGAGGELATETGGAWKGAVHTPRAVTGVRFYTGLATKDGTSTKAATTWNEADLVDNIKRGKVAMAVSGSWTPAAIVEDKPDLQGKLAAAPIPGPNGGISPSFLGGSHLSVFNESKNQELAWEFIRLMATSGYAEQWAEQSGYFAGRSSLVEKARGAGDPLVAPFAQQMAEAGKTVPVTPKYGEIQGKKTLAQMLQAILSGKQSVKQATEAAAKDMDKTFGN from the coding sequence ATGAAGAAGCCTGTGATCACCGTAGCCGTGATCCTGTCGGCCTCGTCTCTCGTACTGGCGGCCTGCGGCAGCGGAGGCGGCGGCAAGGGCGAGTCGCTCACCGTATGGATCATGGAGGGGACCAACCCCGATTCCAAGCCCTTCTTCGCCGATGTCAGCAAGGTCTTCCAGGACAGGACGGGCGCCGAGCTCAAGGTGCAGTACGTGCCCTGGCCGGACGCCCATGACAAGTTCACCAAGGCCATCGCCGGGGGCACCACACCGGATGTGGCGGAGGTGGGCTCCACCTGGACGGCTGAGTTCGCCGAGGCCGGAGCGCTGGCCGAGCTCACCGACAAGGTGAGGGCGGCCGGTCTCGACGACGACCTGGTCGGGGCCCTGCGGGCAGCGGGCACCCTGGACGGCAAGCTCTACGGCATGCCGTGGTACGGGGGAGTGCGCGCCCTGCTGTACCGCAAGGACATCTTCGACAAGTACCAGCTCAAGGCACCCACCACCTGGGACCGGCTGCGGGATGTCGCCCTGGAGCTCAAGAGGAAAGAACCCGGGATGATCCCCTTCCCGGTCATCGGGGACAGCGAGTACATCCTTGACGCCTTCATCTGGGGCGCGGGCGGCGAGCTCGCCACCGAGACCGGCGGCGCCTGGAAGGGCGCCGTCCACACACCGCGCGCCGTCACGGGAGTGCGGTTCTACACCGGGCTCGCCACCAAGGACGGCACCTCCACCAAGGCGGCCACCACCTGGAACGAGGCCGACCTCGTCGACAACATCAAGCGCGGCAAAGTCGCCATGGCGGTCTCCGGCAGCTGGACCCCGGCCGCGATCGTCGAGGACAAGCCGGATCTGCAGGGCAAACTGGCCGCCGCGCCGATCCCCGGCCCGAACGGCGGAATCAGCCCCTCCTTCCTCGGCGGCTCCCATCTGAGCGTCTTCAACGAGAGCAAGAACCAGGAGCTGGCCTGGGAATTCATCAGGCTCATGGCCACCAGCGGATACGCCGAACAGTGGGCCGAGCAGTCCGGCTACTTCGCCGGGCGCAGCTCCCTCGTGGAGAAGGCACGCGGGGCAGGCGACCCACTGGTGGCCCCCTTCGCCCAGCAGATGGCCGAGGCCGGGAAGACCGTGCCCGTCACCCCCAAGTACGGCGAAATCCAGGGCAAGAAGACCCTGGCCCAGATGCTCCAGGCCATCCTCTCCGGAAAGCAGAGCGTCAAGCAGGCCACCGAGGCAGCCGCCAAGGACATGGACAAGACCTTTGGCAACTGA